The DNA segment AATACAGGTCGAGCCTGAACCTACCTGCTTCTGCTTCCAGTTTCAGATCTCTGTTGGTAGCTGCTATGATGCGTACATTTACTTTGCTGGTCTGCGTATCGCCCACCTTAATAAAGGTTTGGTTTTCCAATACCCTCAGCAATTTGGCCTGCAGTTCCATGTTCATTTCTCCTATTTCATCTAAAAATATAGTGCCTTCATGGGCTTCCTCCAGCAAACCCTTCTTGTCTTTAACCGCCCCGGTAAAGGCACCTTGTTTATGGCCAAACAATTCACTTTCCAGCAGTTCATGGTTAAAACCACTGCAATTTACGGCAACAAAGGGTTTCATTTTACGGGGACTTTCGTAATGGATGGCCTGTGCAAACACTTCCTTACCCGTTCCGGTCTCGCCCAAAAGCAATACAGTGGTATCTGTGGCCGCTACTTTTCTGGCTAGTTCTATGGCTGCTATGATGGCTTTCGACCGGCCCAGAATCCCCTCAAAACTATACTTTTTACCTACCTTGTTTTCCAGCTCATTTATGCGGTACTGCAGCTTTGCCTTATCCAAAGCTTTGTAAACCAATGGAATGATCTTATCGTTATCATCGCCTTTGGTAATGTAATCAAAGGCACCATTGCGCATGGCCATTACCCCGTCGGCTATGGTGCCAAAGGCCGTCAGGTTAATTACCTCTGCATAAGGCTTTATTTTTTTAATTTCCCTGACCAGCTCGACACCGTTAATATCAGGAAGTTTTACATCGCTTATGACTACATATACATCCTGACTGGAAAGAATTTTGAGCCCCTCCTTTCCGGTACCGGCCTGAAAGACCTTAAAACCTTCCAGTTCTATAATGCGTGCCAAAAGGCTGCATATTTTTTTTTCGTCATCAATGATCAGAACCGTATTCTGCATAGCCTATAATTTCAGCAATATTAGCAATTATTCGAGACAAGTATGTCGTCATGAACGTCAAATTTACTCCTGATGTGGTTCCTTACCGTATTCAGGATTTCCTTTGCTGTATAACTGTGATCGTATCTGATCTCGACTGTAAAACTACATTGGCCCGCCAGATTATTTGTCATGATATCTGTATGAATTGCAGTTACCTGCATCCTTACCGGATCAGGTAAATCCCTTTCTATTGGAAAAACGTATTCAGAAAACCATCTGATATCGTTTAATGCTGTACATAGTGCATTGGTTCCTTCTGCAAAAGGAACCAGACTTGCTCCAGGATGAGCAGTACACTCGAGCCGCATTACCTGTAGCCGGTTTATATTTTTTGCAGACTGCCCTCCTTCTGCCTTATGCGGATCGAAGAGCATGGCCGTACACAAACAATTGCATCGCTTTTTATTTTCCAGAATGTTATAATTTACACAGCTTTTGCAACCTTCCCAAAAAAATTCGTCCTGCGTGATCTGGGCAAAACTAACCGGTTCAAATCCCAGCTGGGTGTTCAGCTTCATCATTGCGGCGCCAGAGGTGATACTGAAAATCTTTGCCCCTGGATACCTGCTGCGCGACATCCTGAAAATCCGCTCCTTAATTGCCCTTGCTACACCTGCATGGCGAAACCTGGGCGCAACGATAAGACCAGAGTTGGCCACAAAACTGTTGTTTTGCCAGACTTCAAAATAGGCAAAGCCTACCCATTCGCCAGTACCAGTAACTGCAACCACAGCTTTTCCACCCTTCATTTTTTCGGCAATGCTTTCCACTGTACGGTTGGAAATACCGGAGCCACGTGCTACGGCCGAAGCAGCGGTTTCATTTACAATTTCATGTGCATACCTGATGTCTTCTTCAGTTGCTATACGTACAAATATCATTTGATTATCCATGATAAATTCAATTTTACAAGCCCCTTTCAAAGTGGATGCCTGTTTGGGCCGGTGCTTAGAAAAGCGTATAAAAACCATTGAAAACATCATTTATTTATTTCATGACCTTTTTATGGCAATAGGAAACCTTATCAAAATGGCAGGGTTAATTTCATTTTAGTTACCTTTGTTCGTCCCAATCCTATCACAACATGAAATTAAGATCCCATATACCCCTTTCTTTTTTAATTCTTTTGGTTTTTATACTTTCTGCCTGCGGTGATGCAAAAAAGCTACCTGTATTGGGGCCCAGGACAACAGAAACGGTTAAAAATGCTGACGGAACGACCCGCGTGGATACTGTTTTTAAAACGATTCCGGCATTTAGCTTCTTAAACCAGGATTCTGTAAACATTACCCAGGATAAGTTTAAAGACAAGATTTATATAGCCGATTTCTTTTTTACTTCCTGCACCACCATTTGTCCGACTATGCACCGCAACATGAAAGCGATTTTTGAAAAATACAAGGACAATCCTGAGGTAATGTACCTTTCACATACCAT comes from the Pedobacter heparinus DSM 2366 genome and includes:
- a CDS encoding sigma-54-dependent transcriptional regulator — translated: MQNTVLIIDDEKKICSLLARIIELEGFKVFQAGTGKEGLKILSSQDVYVVISDVKLPDINGVELVREIKKIKPYAEVINLTAFGTIADGVMAMRNGAFDYITKGDDNDKIIPLVYKALDKAKLQYRINELENKVGKKYSFEGILGRSKAIIAAIELARKVAATDTTVLLLGETGTGKEVFAQAIHYESPRKMKPFVAVNCSGFNHELLESELFGHKQGAFTGAVKDKKGLLEEAHEGTIFLDEIGEMNMELQAKLLRVLENQTFIKVGDTQTSKVNVRIIAATNRDLKLEAEAGRFRLDLYYRLSVFFIELPALSQRKSDILLIARHYLKEFADKVNKPEFKMDTDFEELLLKHAWKGNIRELKNVMERVAILADGQELSSSLLPYEFHLGGQIPETDALKMESVEKQHIIKVLKYTRGNKTETARLLGIGLTTLYRKIEELKIGTAV
- a CDS encoding peptidase dimerization domain-containing protein; this translates as MDNQMIFVRIATEEDIRYAHEIVNETAASAVARGSGISNRTVESIAEKMKGGKAVVAVTGTGEWVGFAYFEVWQNNSFVANSGLIVAPRFRHAGVARAIKERIFRMSRSRYPGAKIFSITSGAAMMKLNTQLGFEPVSFAQITQDEFFWEGCKSCVNYNILENKKRCNCLCTAMLFDPHKAEGGQSAKNINRLQVMRLECTAHPGASLVPFAEGTNALCTALNDIRWFSEYVFPIERDLPDPVRMQVTAIHTDIMTNNLAGQCSFTVEIRYDHSYTAKEILNTVRNHIRSKFDVHDDILVSNNC
- a CDS encoding SCO family protein, with protein sequence MKLRSHIPLSFLILLVFILSACGDAKKLPVLGPRTTETVKNADGTTRVDTVFKTIPAFSFLNQDSVNITQDKFKDKIYIADFFFTSCTTICPTMHRNMKAIFEKYKDNPEVMYLSHTIDFKYDTPAVLKKYAQKLGVDDGRWQFVYGIKDSVYKIAEKDYLVAVIEDTTAKDGYIHQGWLVLIDKQKRIRGAYDGTDTKQVDQLMKDIPVLLAEDKK